AAGACCAGCACGAAGATGGTGCTGGTCTGGTTGAGGATGGCGGCGGTGCCGGCCTCGGTGTACTTCATGCCCGCCAGCCAGAGCATCAGCGACACGTAGGAGCCGAGCACGGTGCCCGGCAGGCCGAACCGCCAGTCGCGTCGCGGCCGGAAGGAGCGCAGATAGTCGCCGCGCCGCGACGACGCCAGCGCCACCGGCAGCATGAACGCCAGGGCGCCGAGCTGCCTCACCGTGGTGGCCCACAGGAGCGGCGAGCGTTCGAGCACCGGCTTGGCCATCACGACGCCCAGGGACAGGGCGATCATGGCGCCCACGCCCCACAGGATGCCCTTGACCTGCGCGGCGCGGTCGAGTCCCGCCGGGGATTCGATCCGCGAGGCGAGCAGCACGCCGCCGAGGATCAGCGCCATGCCCAGCAGGTGGAAGACCGACAGGCGCTCGTCGATCAGCAGGAAGGCGAAGGTGACCACCAGCGGCGAGTAGAGGCAGTCGATGATGGCGGTGACGCCGGCGCCGATGGTGTTCAGGCTCTTGTGGAACATGGTGTCGGCCAGGGCGATGGCGATCACGCCGCTGGCGACCAGGACCAGGTAGTCCCGCACCGGGGCGTCCAGCAGCAGGCCCTGGCCCGCCGCGTAGACGGTGACGACCAGGAGCGCCGAGCTGACCCCGACCCGGAACAGGTTGAGCGCGAAGGGCGAGAAGGTCTCGCCGGAACGCTTCAGGAAGATGACCGCCGTCGCCCAGACCACAGCGCACATCAGTGCGTAGAACTCGCCCATCGTCGCTGTACCTCAGGTGCAACCCGTCAACCTGTGCTTGCGTTTGGGGGACGATAAGGGAAGAATGGATCCGTGACCACAGGACATCAGCAGCGGAGGCCGCCCATGCCCATCCAGTATACAGCCCCGCTTCAACGCGCCTGGGCGCGCATGAAGACCATGCTCTTCCGCCCCTTCAACCTGGAGATCTGGTTCGTGCTGGGCTTCACGGCCTGGCTGGCGCGCCTGTGGGACAACGCCGGACTGGGCGGCGGCAACTGGGGGCGCAACGGCGTCAAGATCGACGCCGACGAGGCGGGACACCTCCTTCGCGGCGATTTCGACCGCTGGGGCGCCGGCCATTTCGACTGGTTCGGCCTGGGCGGTCTGGAAGCGGGCATCATCCTGCTGCTGATCGTGTTCGGGCTGGCCCTCGCCCTGCTGCTGGCCTGGCTCAGCTCGCGCGGCGAGTTCATGTTCCTGGACAACGTGGTCCACCGGCGCGCCAAGGTGTCCCAGCCGTGGCGCGAGTTCGGACGGCTGGCGGATTCCCTGTTCCTGTGGCGCATCGGCGTGCAGATCGTCTGCGGCGTGTTCGCGATCGCCCTGGTGCTGCCCGCCCTGTTCACGATCGTGCCCATCGTCGAGGGCGGCGCCTGGCGCGGCATCGGCATCCTCGCGGCCGGCCTGCTGGCCCTGGTCGGCCTGGGGCTGGGCATCGCCGCGACGCTGGTCAATTTCTGGACCGACCAGTTCGTCGTGCCCGTGATGTACGGCCGGCGCGTCCACGTGCTGGACGGCTGGCGGATTTTCCTGCCGCTGCTGCAGGCGCGGGCGGTGCCCATGATCCTCTTCGCGCTCTTCTACCTGGCCTTGGCCATCGGCATTGGTATCGCGGTCCTGGCCGCCAGCCTGGTCACCTGCTGCGTCGGCTGGCTGCTGCTGGCGATCCCCTACCTCGGGACGGTCATCCTGCTGCCGGTCTACGTGACCGGCCGCGCGCTGGGGCCGGAGTTTTTGGCCCAGTTCGGGCAGGAGTATGGGCTGTGGAGCGATGGCGGGGCGGGCGGCGGGGAGGCGGCGATCGCGCCCGCGCCCGACGGCGATGGTGGCGGAAGCGGCGATTGACCCGCCCCATGCTGATTAACTCGCGCAAACGCGACCGCCCCGGCCTCCACGCCGGGGCGGTCGTTTTCCGTGTAACACCAGTGGCCCGTTACGCACTCATGGTCAGCCCGGGGAAGTCGGGGTAGCGCGAAGCGTACCACGCCCCCATGGAGGAACGGGCATTCTCGAGTCTGTCCCGTCTTCCGGGAGGCCACTCCTTCGACGCGGAGCGGCTCCGGCTCTCCCGGGCTAATCCAGGATCTCTTTCTCGGCGCGCCAGGGCTGCCCGGCGCCGGTCTCGCAGTAGTTCTTCAGGCTCTGCATGTAGCGTCCCCACTGATAGTTGCAGCTGGCGAAGAAATCGGTCGCCTCGCGCCAGTCGCGGTGGCCGAAACGCATGCGCGTCAGCCCGCCGTCGGGCTCCAGGTCGAAGGTGACGAGCGTGCCGACCCATTCGGGGTGGGCCTCGTCGATGTACCAGGCGACGCGCCGGTCCGTTTCGAGGTCCACCGCGGTCATGGCGTTGTGATAGCGCTCCCCGAAGTCGAAGATCAGGCGCGCGCCGAGGCCGGTCTCGGCGGTGGTCTGTTCGGTCCACCAGGAAGCCAGCCCCTGCTGTTCGGTCAGGGCGCGGTAGACGTCGGCGGCGGGCGCCGCGATGGTGAACGTGTGCAGGATGTCCGGCATGTCTCGACTCCCTCAACGAACGAGCTGCATCTTGACGACGACGGCGCGGCCGTCGGCCGCGATCCGGCAGAGATAGACGCCCGCGGGCACCCGCCGGCCGTCGTCCGACGTGCCGTCCCAGTGTATAACATGATCGCCGCGCGGGCGCACGTCGCGCATCAGGGTCGCCACCCGTTCGCCGCGCACCGTGAGCACGTCGGCGGCCACCCGGGCGTCGCGCGCCAGGGCGAAGGGGATCGACGTGCGGGGATTGAAGGGGTTGGGCGCGTTCTGCCCCACCCGCAGCAGAGCGGCCCCCGGCGGCGCGGCGTCTTCCGCGGCGGTCGGCCCCCCGCCGAGCAGCTCCCGTTCCCACACGCCGTTGCCGTAGGTGGAGACGCGCAGCAGTCGTTCGCGGCCGCAGGTCGAGAGGTCCATGCAGACGGCGGCCTCGGGCATGCCGTCCGTGTAGGCGTTCCAGGTCAGTCCGCGGTCCAGGGAGACGTACACACCGAGGTCGTTGCCCACGTAGATGTGATCCGGATAAAGCGGATCGACCAGCACGGAGCTTGTGGGCACGTCCGGCAGGCCGCCGGTCAGGTCCTGCCAGGTCTGCCCGCCGTTGTCGGTGCCGAAGACGTGGCCGGTGCCGAACCCCGAGAAGGCCACGTAGAAGACCAGCGGATCGTCCGGCGCGAAGCCCAGCCCGACCGGGTAGCGGTCCGGCAGGACGCCGGTCACGTCGACGACGCTGTCGCCGCCGTCGTAGGAGGCGTAGACGCGGGCGTGCGAGTTCACCGGCGCCGTGGTCACGGCCAGGTAGCGGTCGTCGGCGGGGGAGACGGCCAGCGCCAGGGCCGGGTTGCCGCCCAGGTAGCGCCGGTACTGGAAGCTGGCGCCGCCGTCCAGCGAGCGGATCAGGTTCGTGGTGCCGGCGTAGATGGTCTGCGGGTGCTCGGGGCCGGCGAGGGCGTAGGGCGCGACGAACCCGGGGCTGCCGATCATCGGATCGGGCGTGATCTCGAGCCAGTTCAGCCCCCGGTCGGTGGACTTGAAGAGGTAGAGGTGCTGGGCCGACGCGTAGAGGATGTCCTCGTCGACGGGATCGATGGCGGTCCAGGCCCCGTCGCCGCCGACCACCCGGATCCAGGCGTCGCTGCCGTCGTAGATGGCCGAGTAGTTGTCCTGCATGCCGCCCATGGCGTGGTGCGGGTCGGTCGCCGAGCTGGAGAAGCCGGCGTAGAACTGGGTGGTCTGGTAGCCGCCGTTGCAGCCCTCGAAGGTCAGCCCGCCGTCCGTGGTGCGGAACACGCCGCCGTCGTTGGCGAAGTAGATCACGTCCGGGTCGGTCGGGTGCCACGCGATGTCGTGATGGTCCGCGTGGGAATAGTCGTACGGGCCCTCCGGCCCGCCGACAGGCACCTGCCCGAAGTAGCTCAGGCGCCAGTCGGTGAGGTTCTGCATGAGCGGCCCCTGCTGGTAGAGGCGGTGGATGTCGATGCCCGAGGTGACGACGTGCCACGCGTCGCCGGGATCGATGGCCACGTCGTGGGAGAACCAGCCCTGCCATTTCGAATAGTCGAACTGCGAAACGCCGAACCAGGTCGCGCCCGCGTCCTCGCTGCGGATCAGCCAGTTGGCGTTGTGACCCGAGCCGCCGTTGCCGATGCTGGCCATGAAGACGTCCGGGTCGGCGGCCGAGGACGCCAGCAGGGCCTTGCCGTCGTAGATCGGCGGGATCACGTCCGCGCCCTCCAGCTCGACCCAGGTCTGCCCGCCGTCGTCGGTGCGGTACAGGCCGCCGCCGGGGCTCTCCAGGTTGCCGCAGGCGGCCACCACGACGTCCGTGTCGACGGCGTGGATCAGCAGGTCGGTGGTCATGACCACGTCGTGCACCTGGTGCCAGCTCGCGCCCGCGTCCACCGTCTTGAAGATGCCCTCGGTGGAGCCGGCCCACACGATGTCGGGGTTGTCGGGAGCCAGCTTCACCACCTGCACGCCGCGCTGCTGGTCGTAGGACCAGTCCAGGCTCTTGAACCAGGTGACCCCGCCGTCCACGGATTTGATCACGCCGAGGCCGAAGCTGCCGCGCGTCAGGCGCACCGCGATGCCGCCCTGGGTGTCGTCGTACGAGTAGACCTCGCCGGTGCCGATGTACATCAGGTTGGAGTCGGCCGGGTCGATGGCGATCGAGGAGACCCCGAGCACGGGAAAGCCCGTCTCCACGCGGTGCCACGCCGCCTCGCCGACGCCGGCGGTGAAGCTGCGCCACAGCCCGCCGCTGGCCGAGCCGGCCCAGATGGTCTGCGGGTTCTGGGGGTTGAAGGCCAGGGCCAGGGTGCGGCCGCCGATGTTCCTGGGGCCGATGGCCCGCCAGGGGGAGAGGTTCTTGCGGGCGGGTTCGCGCAGGCGGGCGCGGGCGTCGCGCCAGGCTTCGAGCCAGCCGGTGCGCGGGTACTTCTCGGCGGGGTAGGCGCGCTGCCGGGCCAGCCACTGCATGGCGGCCATGGCGCCGGAGGTGGGGTGGGTGCGGGACTGGGCCTCGTCGCCCCCGTGCTCTTCGCTCAGGGCGATGCGGTAGGTGGTCGTGGGGTTCGCGTCTTTCCTCGCAGGGAATGATATGATCCAGAGCGACGCAGCGAACACCGTGCATAATGCGATGACCGAGACGAAGACGCGCTTGGACATGATCGACTCCGGGGATGTGGGAGGGGTGTTTCACGATACGCATCTTCAGCGCATGTGTTGCGCCTTGATCACACCCCCGCCTCCCGCGCGATCCGCCCCAACTCCTCCACGTGAGCCATAAACGCCTTCCGACCCTTGGCCGTGAGCCGAACCGTCGTCCGCGGCCTCCTGTGCACGAACTCCTTCTTCACCGCCACGTACCCCGCCTCCTCCAGCTTCTGCAGATGGATCCCCAGGTTTCCCTGCGTCATGCCCAGCAAGGCCTTCAGATCGCTGAAGGTCGCATCCCGCCGCGTGACCAGCGCCGTGACGATGCCCAGCCGCGCCTGCGACAGCAGGAGAGGGTCGAAGGTGTGCTCAGGCATGCCCGTCCACCAGCTTCCTGACCCGGCGCTCGCCCATCAGCCCGGGCACCATCAGGCCAAGGCCCATGAACGGCCCCAGGATGTACCCCATGTAGAGGGGGAACAGCATGGCCAGGACGGAGCCGGCGAAGATCGCGACGCCGGCGTAGAGGTACTCGCGCGTGTAGACCACGCCCAGCATGAAGGCCAGCACCGCGTAGGCGAACCCCCAGACGATGGAGATGCCGGCGTCGGGCAGGAGGCCCAGCCTCGGCCCGAGGATGCTGAAGAAGAGGCCCGCGCCGATGCAGAAGGCCGTGATCAGCTTGACCTGGTCGCCGATGAAGGTGTTGCCGCCCTCCAGGCGCGGGCGTCTGCTCAGGCGTGTCTCGCGCACGATGCTGAAGAGCGTGCCGACGACCACGCAGCCGATCGTCAGCGCCGTGCTGACGTCGTAGCGTTCGCGGCTGCAGAAGTAGTTGGCCGCCGGGTACCAGACCAGTACGATGGCGCCCCAGTGCACGCTGTGAAAGGAATGGGTGTCGATGCGGGCCTGCGTGCGGCGCAGGACGTCCCGGATGAAATCGATGTCCGCGCGGGCGGTCTCCGTGTCCATGTCTACCCCCCTGTTTCGGCCCCCGAGGCGTCGTGGTTGCGAACAAGGTCTATATTATAGACATGTCTTAATAATATGTCAAGTGGTGGCTTTCCCCCGTCGGTGATAGAATGCCCTCCAACCCGGAAGGAGATCCATGCGCCGCACAAAGATCGTCTGCACGATAGGGCCCGCCACGCGTTCGCCCCGGATGCTGGAACGGCTCGTGCTGGCCGGCATGAACGTCGTCCGGCTCAACTTCTCGCATGGCGCGCGGGAGACGAAGCTCGGGATCATCCGCGACGTGCGGGAGATGGCCGCGCGCCTCGACCGGCCGCTGGCGATCCTGCAGGACCTGGCCGGTCCCAAGCTCCGCATCGGCGGATTCGCCAACGGCCCGGTCGTACTGCGCTCGGGACAGACCTTCACCCTGACCGCGCGCGACGTGCCCGGCGACGCCGCCGCGGTCTCGCTGCTCTACAAGGACCTGCCCCGCGACGTCAACGTTGGCGACACCCTGCTGCTGGCCGATGGGGCACTCGACATGATCGTCGATAAGGTGGACGGTCCCGACATCGTCTGCCGCGTCAACGTCGGCGGCGAATTGAACTCCAACAAGGGGATCAACCTGCCCAGCGGCACCGTCAGCGCGCCCATCCTGGACGACAAGGACATCGCGGACCTGCGTTTCGGCCTCGAGCATGGCGTGGATTTCGTCGCCCTGTCCTTCGTGCGCAGCGCCGCCGACGTCCGCGCCTGCCTGGCGGTGATGGACGAGGCCGGCCGGCACGCGCCGATCATCGCCAAGATCGAGCAGCGCGAGGCGATCACCAACATCGAGGAGATCCTCTCTCTGGTGGACGGGATCATGGTGGCGCGCGGCGACCTGGGCGTGGAGATCCCCATGGAGAACGTGCCGGCCGTCCAGAAGTCGCTCATCGCGCGCGCCAACGCCGCCGGCAAGCCGGTGATCACAGCCACCCAGATGCTCAAGTCCATGGTCGACAGCCCCCGGCCCACCCGGGCCGAGGTGTCCGACGTGGCCAACGCCATCCTCGACGGCAGCGACGCCGTGATGCTCTCGGAGGAGACGGCCGTCGGCGCGCACCCGGTCGCGGCGGTGGAGACCATGGCGCGGATCGCCGAGGCGGCCGAGGCAGTCTTCCCCTACCGCGACTGGAGCGCGCGCTTCGCCGTGCGCGGCTCCCTCTCCGCCGACGAGGCCGTGGCCCGCGCCGCTGTGCGGATGGCAGAGGAGATCGGCGCCGCGGCCGTCGTCACCCTGACCCGCTCGGGCAGCACGACGAGCCTGGTGGCCAAGCACCGCCCGCGTCAGCCGATCCTGGCCATGACCGACGACGCGGCGACCTGGCGGCGGCTATCCCTGGTCTGGGGCGCCGTGCCCATGATGGCCGCGTCACGCGACGACCTGGACGCGCTGGAGGGGGACGCCGTGCGGCTGGCCGTCGCCTGCGGCTGCTGCCGGCCCGGCCAGACGGTGGTGGTCACCGCCGGGCTGCCCCTGCACCAGCCGGGACATACCAACATGATCAGGATCGTGGAGATCCCCGTCAGCGGGTAGGAGTGCCGGTCCGGGCTCGGCGCAGCGCCTCGATCTGCGGCGCCAGCCGGTCGGCGATCAGCTCGCCGTAGCTGCGGAAGCCCTCGAAGTTGAAATGTGTGTCCCCGTGCCAGTAGTAGGCCTGCGGATCGTCGCCGAAGATCCTGCGCAGGTCCGGTGTCGCGTCGTACATGGGGATGCCCCGCCGGGCCGCCGCGGCCGCCACCGCCGGCGTCACCAGATCGCGCCACACGAAGCCGTCCGCTTCGGGCGTCAGGTGGTGCAGGTACGGATGGCAGACGAACAGGATCCGCTCTGGCGAGCCCATCAGCTCGAGCAGCGTGTCGGCCAGTTCCGCCAGCACGTCGTCGAACAGCGCCAGCTCGCGCCGGTACTTGGCCGCGCTGCCCGCCCGGTCCGTGGCGAACTGTGACACCTCGCCCGGATACCAGCTCCGGTAGCCCTTGTCGAACGCCGGCATGTGGATCCTCGTGAAGTAGAGCTTGCGCAGGAAGCGCATCAGGTACAGCGGCTCCTTCTTGATCGACATCAGGCCGGTGACCGACTCCACGTTGACCGGGCTCGCCCGCACGGCGACGATCCGGTCATCATCGTCCCGCACCACCAGGCGCTGGTAGCGGATCGCCTCGTCGCCGAGATCGAAATGGTTGACGACCACGACGACCAGGTCCGGTTTCAGCCGGGGCACGAGGAGCTTGGCCTGCGGGATCAGGATCGAGGGGGCGTAGGACGAGTGTCCGGCGTTGCAGAACCGGGCGTTGCCGTCGACGGCGCCCAGTTCGCGCAGCCGCTCGTAGGCCGCCTGGACCAGCGTGTGCGGGTCGTCGTAACCCTCTACGAACGAATCCCCCAGGAACAGCGCCGTGAACGAGGCCGCGCCGTGTGCGGGATCCGGACGCAGCCCGTTGATCCGCACGCCCAGGCTGTCGCGTCGGATCGCGTAGCTCAGGCCGGCGTATTCGCCGTACACGTCTCGCCCGACGAGCGTCCAGTTCAGCAGCGGCAGGGGCCGGTGGTTCAGGACGTCGGAGAGCATCTCCTGGTCGACGTTCTCCAGCTTCAGGTCGCAGAGGGGGCCGAGAGCCTGCTGGACGCGCAGAACGCCCTCGGCAACCAGTAGGTTGAGCAGGATGAACAGGGTGATCTTGACGGCCGTCTTCATCAGTGCGCCCCCGGGCGAGAGGACATCGGGACCCATCCATCATATCACAGGAGCGACATCTGGCCGCCGGATTCATCATCGGCATTATCGGGCGCCTCCGCCAGCCCCACGGGCTCCACGCATTCCGGCACATCGTTGCGCGGGTTGCCGACCAGCGGGCCGACCGGCCAGGCCGTCATGGCCTCGGCGGGGAAGGGGCGCAGCAGGTCGCGCAGGCCCGTGGCGGCGTCCGGCTGGGTGGTCAGCCAGCGCTCGTAGTCGTCGCGGTGCAGGATGACGGGCATGCGATCGTGGACCGGCCGCAGCAGCGCGTTGGCGGCGGTGGTCAGGAGCGTGCAGGTATGCAGGGGCTCGGCGCCGGACGGGCGCCAGGTCTCCCACAGCCCGGCCATGCAGAAGCCCGGCTCGTCGATCACGCGGAAGATCCAGGGCTGCTTGCGCCCGCCTTGCCGTTGCAACTCGTAGAAGCCGTCGGCGGGTACCAGGCAGCGCCGGCGCCGGTAGGCGTCGCGGAAGGACGGCTTCGCGGCGGCGGTCTCCGCGCGGGCGTTGACCAACCGGTTGCCGATCGCCGGATCCTGGGCCCAGGACGGCACCAGTCCCCAGCGGAAAACGCGGGCCTCGCGCGGCCCGTCCGGCGCCTCCTGCACCGCCGCCACGACATCCTGGCCCGGCGCGATGTTGTAGCGCGGACGCAGGCCCAGTTCCAGGTCCAGGGCCGCGTCCAGCGCCATGAGCTGGG
The genomic region above belongs to bacterium and contains:
- a CDS encoding DMT family transporter produces the protein MGEFYALMCAVVWATAVIFLKRSGETFSPFALNLFRVGVSSALLVVTVYAAGQGLLLDAPVRDYLVLVASGVIAIALADTMFHKSLNTIGAGVTAIIDCLYSPLVVTFAFLLIDERLSVFHLLGMALILGGVLLASRIESPAGLDRAAQVKGILWGVGAMIALSLGVVMAKPVLERSPLLWATTVRQLGALAFMLPVALASSRRGDYLRSFRPRRDWRFGLPGTVLGSYVSLMLWLAGMKYTEAGTAAILNQTSTIFVLVFATLFLREAFTRRKFAAAALAVCGILLVTLS
- a CDS encoding SRPBCC domain-containing protein; the protein is MPDILHTFTIAAPAADVYRALTEQQGLASWWTEQTTAETGLGARLIFDFGERYHNAMTAVDLETDRRVAWYIDEAHPEWVGTLVTFDLEPDGGLTRMRFGHRDWREATDFFASCNYQWGRYMQSLKNYCETGAGQPWRAEKEILD
- a CDS encoding transcriptional regulator, encoding MPEHTFDPLLLSQARLGIVTALVTRRDATFSDLKALLGMTQGNLGIHLQKLEEAGYVAVKKEFVHRRPRTTVRLTAKGRKAFMAHVEELGRIAREAGV
- the pyk gene encoding pyruvate kinase is translated as MRRTKIVCTIGPATRSPRMLERLVLAGMNVVRLNFSHGARETKLGIIRDVREMAARLDRPLAILQDLAGPKLRIGGFANGPVVLRSGQTFTLTARDVPGDAAAVSLLYKDLPRDVNVGDTLLLADGALDMIVDKVDGPDIVCRVNVGGELNSNKGINLPSGTVSAPILDDKDIADLRFGLEHGVDFVALSFVRSAADVRACLAVMDEAGRHAPIIAKIEQREAITNIEEILSLVDGIMVARGDLGVEIPMENVPAVQKSLIARANAAGKPVITATQMLKSMVDSPRPTRAEVSDVANAILDGSDAVMLSEETAVGAHPVAAVETMARIAEAAEAVFPYRDWSARFAVRGSLSADEAVARAAVRMAEEIGAAAVVTLTRSGSTTSLVAKHRPRQPILAMTDDAATWRRLSLVWGAVPMMAASRDDLDALEGDAVRLAVACGCCRPGQTVVVTAGLPLHQPGHTNMIRIVEIPVSG
- a CDS encoding SGNH/GDSL hydrolase family protein, which translates into the protein MKTAVKITLFILLNLLVAEGVLRVQQALGPLCDLKLENVDQEMLSDVLNHRPLPLLNWTLVGRDVYGEYAGLSYAIRRDSLGVRINGLRPDPAHGAASFTALFLGDSFVEGYDDPHTLVQAAYERLRELGAVDGNARFCNAGHSSYAPSILIPQAKLLVPRLKPDLVVVVVNHFDLGDEAIRYQRLVVRDDDDRIVAVRASPVNVESVTGLMSIKKEPLYLMRFLRKLYFTRIHMPAFDKGYRSWYPGEVSQFATDRAGSAAKYRRELALFDDVLAELADTLLELMGSPERILFVCHPYLHHLTPEADGFVWRDLVTPAVAAAAARRGIPMYDATPDLRRIFGDDPQAYYWHGDTHFNFEGFRSYGELIADRLAPQIEALRRARTGTPTR
- a CDS encoding SOS response-associated peptidase, encoding MCGRFTLALSPEELAQLMALDAALDLELGLRPRYNIAPGQDVVAAVQEAPDGPREARVFRWGLVPSWAQDPAIGNRLVNARAETAAAKPSFRDAYRRRRCLVPADGFYELQRQGGRKQPWIFRVIDEPGFCMAGLWETWRPSGAEPLHTCTLLTTAANALLRPVHDRMPVILHRDDYERWLTTQPDAATGLRDLLRPFPAEAMTAWPVGPLVGNPRNDVPECVEPVGLAEAPDNADDESGGQMSLL